A part of Dehalogenimonas sp. W genomic DNA contains:
- a CDS encoding acetyl-CoA carboxylase biotin carboxylase subunit — MISKILVANRGEIAVRVMRACRELGINTVAVYSEADKDAFFTCYADEAFLLGPAPATLSYLNMDKIIEIAKASGAEAIHPGYGFLSENPAFSRACEKAGIVFIGPPASVLELTGNKITAREEAVKAGVPVIPGTGECPADFSVLQDELGDIGYPLIVKPAGGGGGIGMVIARNDNDLQRALSSSPEMAKKYFGVSSVYIEKYIEKPRHIEFQILADTKGNVVHLGERECSIQRFHSKVIEEAPSTALSVELREQMGTAAVNLARSIGYVGAGTIEFIFSEGRYYFLEVNARIQVEHAVTEMTTGIDLVKEQINIATGLDLSVKQEDIKHYGWAIECRVNAEDPLRNFMPSPGKISGYRSPGGVGIRVDSGVHQGYDIPDCYHPMISKLVAWGIDRNEAIKRMRRALSEYIIVGVDTNLTLHKAIMENPRFVSGDLDTDFIAREVSLLADMQKVKERDKPAQIRMSRIFEELS; from the coding sequence ATGATCAGCAAAATCCTTGTAGCTAATCGCGGTGAAATAGCGGTACGCGTCATGCGTGCCTGCCGCGAACTGGGCATTAATACCGTTGCTGTATATTCCGAGGCTGATAAAGATGCTTTTTTCACTTGCTACGCCGACGAGGCCTTTTTACTCGGCCCTGCCCCCGCCACATTATCCTATCTCAATATGGATAAGATTATTGAGATTGCCAAAGCCAGCGGTGCCGAGGCAATTCATCCCGGCTATGGCTTTCTATCTGAAAACCCCGCCTTTTCCAGGGCATGTGAAAAGGCCGGGATTGTCTTCATCGGACCTCCGGCGAGTGTCCTTGAACTGACCGGAAACAAGATTACCGCCCGGGAAGAGGCCGTTAAGGCGGGAGTACCGGTCATTCCGGGGACCGGCGAATGCCCGGCTGACTTTTCCGTTCTTCAGGACGAATTGGGCGATATCGGCTACCCGCTGATCGTCAAACCGGCCGGCGGCGGTGGCGGAATCGGCATGGTCATCGCCCGCAACGATAATGACCTGCAGCGCGCGCTGAGTTCTTCCCCGGAAATGGCAAAAAAATACTTCGGGGTCTCCAGCGTTTATATTGAAAAATACATTGAAAAACCCCGGCATATTGAATTTCAGATCCTCGCAGATACCAAGGGTAACGTAGTGCATCTGGGTGAACGTGAATGCTCCATTCAGCGGTTCCATTCCAAGGTGATTGAGGAAGCACCCTCCACCGCATTGTCCGTTGAGTTACGCGAGCAAATGGGGACGGCTGCCGTCAACCTGGCCCGGAGTATCGGTTATGTGGGTGCTGGAACCATTGAGTTTATTTTCTCGGAAGGGCGCTACTATTTTCTGGAAGTCAATGCCCGCATTCAGGTAGAACACGCTGTTACCGAAATGACCACCGGGATTGACCTGGTTAAAGAACAGATCAATATTGCTACCGGTTTGGACTTATCCGTCAAACAAGAGGATATCAAACACTATGGATGGGCTATCGAGTGCCGGGTCAACGCCGAGGACCCATTGCGCAACTTCATGCCCTCACCGGGCAAGATTTCCGGGTACCGTTCTCCCGGCGGCGTTGGTATCCGGGTGGATTCCGGAGTTCACCAGGGCTATGATATTCCCGACTGCTATCACCCCATGATCAGCAAGCTCGTGGCATGGGGCATTGATCGTAATGAAGCAATCAAACGAATGCGTCGGGCGCTCAGTGAATATATCATCGTCGGTGTGGATACTAATCTGACACTGCACAAGGCGATTATGGAAAATCCCCGCTTCGTTTCAGGCGACCTGGATACCGACTTTATCGCCCGTGAAGTCAGTCTGCTGGCGGATATGCAGAAGGTGAAGGAGCGCGACAAACCTGCTCAGATTCGTATGAGCCGCATATTTGAGGAATTATCCTGA
- a CDS encoding formate dehydrogenase accessory protein FdhE, producing the protein MSSFDYSICRSELQKYQNEQPQLEPLIGLNQRILDIQESVRASLGPAPAVSAWGMDNLNAETSALGDKVPAIPGDVFRQAAAKMATAFSDTAGVAFPLERILNLPQLQGDDVSSIAANLMENELDLEALAEGSGYNAETIAFFLHNLLVPFYEHAAESYFPVFINREVPWTKGVCPFCGSPARYGVIHDEKGYRKLYCGLCRSQWPYPRHKCPVCENPERVEIRQMTLGDDKAHMAEVCDTCKSYLKTTDERKLQRESVPAAEDIITANIDMAATKEGYSRAA; encoded by the coding sequence GTGAGTAGCTTTGATTATTCCATCTGTCGTTCTGAGTTACAAAAATATCAGAATGAGCAGCCTCAATTGGAGCCGCTTATCGGCCTAAACCAAAGAATACTGGATATTCAGGAGTCGGTTCGAGCCAGTCTCGGACCGGCTCCTGCCGTTTCAGCCTGGGGTATGGATAACCTTAATGCCGAAACCTCAGCCCTGGGTGACAAGGTGCCGGCAATTCCCGGTGATGTTTTTCGGCAGGCTGCGGCAAAGATGGCAACGGCCTTTAGTGACACAGCAGGTGTAGCCTTTCCCCTTGAACGTATCTTGAACCTGCCACAGCTTCAAGGAGATGATGTTTCCTCCATAGCTGCTAATCTGATGGAAAACGAACTTGACCTTGAAGCCCTGGCCGAGGGCAGTGGCTACAATGCCGAAACCATTGCTTTCTTTCTACACAATCTGCTGGTACCTTTTTATGAACATGCCGCCGAATCTTATTTTCCGGTTTTCATAAATCGGGAAGTCCCGTGGACCAAGGGTGTCTGCCCTTTCTGTGGTTCACCGGCCCGTTACGGGGTTATACACGATGAAAAGGGTTACCGGAAGCTTTATTGCGGCCTGTGCCGTAGTCAATGGCCCTATCCCCGCCATAAATGCCCGGTGTGCGAGAACCCTGAGCGGGTTGAAATCAGACAAATGACTTTAGGTGATGACAAGGCCCATATGGCCGAAGTCTGTGATACCTGCAAATCATACTTGAAAACTACAGACGAACGTAAATTGCAGCGTGAATCAGTCCCAGCCGCTGAAGACATCATAACCGCAAACATCGATATGGCAGCCACCAAAGAAGGGTATAGCCGGGCAGCCTGA
- the nrfD gene encoding NrfD/PsrC family molybdoenzyme membrane anchor subunit has translation MNNRNIPLFSFWGVVQILLGLGAIGVLVAKLVFGLGAITNLSDNWPWGLWVAFDIGVYIASAAGGFVLAALVYIFRIETFRPLVKPAILIAALCYTIGAIGIAVDLGRTPLIVHPLWMWQHNSIMFEVGWCVMMYLTVLYLEFSPNIFERIGFKSAAKIQHFLAIPLVSFGIILSFLHQSSLGALFLITPDQHPLWHQHMMGYLFVISAMALGLAVLTFFGLIIAKSWKLTTRLDVFAKLMPIAAGILVVWLGVRFYDLAQGGNLSAFAMDEFGALFAAEIALGAVIPIILIAIKKVRESRAGLMWISGLIILGIMLNRISTLVVSHAPARVGEYFPTVWEFIFTLGLVAGAMYVFRLAAKYLPVLSEQKAGLPASVAKMDPEVVPA, from the coding sequence GTGAATAACAGAAATATTCCGTTGTTCAGCTTCTGGGGTGTAGTCCAGATTCTTCTTGGGCTGGGCGCCATCGGCGTTCTGGTTGCCAAGCTGGTCTTCGGCCTCGGAGCAATCACCAATCTGTCTGACAACTGGCCATGGGGCCTTTGGGTAGCCTTTGACATCGGTGTCTATATTGCCAGCGCCGCCGGTGGCTTCGTGCTGGCTGCCCTGGTCTACATCTTCCGGATTGAGACATTCCGACCTCTGGTAAAACCGGCCATCCTGATTGCGGCACTGTGTTACACCATTGGCGCCATCGGTATCGCGGTGGATCTCGGCCGGACACCGCTGATTGTTCATCCCTTATGGATGTGGCAACACAATTCCATCATGTTTGAGGTGGGGTGGTGCGTCATGATGTATCTCACCGTACTCTACCTTGAATTCAGTCCCAATATTTTTGAACGTATCGGATTCAAAAGCGCGGCCAAAATCCAGCACTTCCTGGCTATCCCGCTGGTCTCTTTTGGTATCATCCTGTCATTCTTGCATCAATCTTCCCTGGGTGCTCTCTTCCTGATTACTCCGGATCAGCATCCGCTGTGGCATCAGCATATGATGGGATACCTGTTTGTTATCTCGGCCATGGCTCTCGGTCTGGCAGTGCTAACCTTCTTTGGCCTGATTATTGCCAAATCATGGAAACTGACCACCAGACTGGACGTCTTCGCCAAGCTTATGCCCATAGCTGCCGGAATTCTGGTGGTCTGGCTTGGTGTCCGGTTCTATGACCTGGCTCAGGGCGGTAATCTGTCGGCTTTCGCTATGGATGAATTCGGTGCTTTATTCGCAGCTGAAATTGCGTTAGGTGCCGTAATTCCGATCATCCTTATCGCCATCAAGAAAGTTCGGGAATCTCGTGCCGGATTGATGTGGATTTCGGGACTGATCATCCTGGGTATCATGCTTAACCGCATCAGCACCCTGGTTGTATCCCACGCTCCGGCCCGGGTTGGAGAGTATTTCCCAACTGTATGGGAGTTCATCTTCACCTTAGGTTTAGTCGCCGGTGCGATGTACGTCTTCCGCCTGGCGGCCAAATACCTGCCGGTCTTATCAGAACAAAAGGCCGGATTGCCGGCGTCGGTAGCTAAAATGGATCCCGAGGTTGTACCGGCCTAA
- a CDS encoding 4Fe-4S dicluster domain-containing protein, with the protein MAKGLLIDTVRCTGCRGCQSACKQWNLKPAVETSYNPSMTNPIETNAHTYVHVEFFEIPKPNGEISWHFVSKRCMHCIHPACVSVCPVGALQKLDNGRVVWEEGKCIGCRYCQNACPFDIPKFTWYDEDGNIDNWNKIAKCTMCWDRAETGNPTEEPACSKTCPPSAIFYGEREQLLSLAKNRIQQRPDKYYNHIYGENEAGGTQVMFLAGVSPLDIGFPEVENEPHPDFTWDFLSKIPYEIAGIAVFLAGTYYFRTMRLKAKGELTSGKGGTH; encoded by the coding sequence ATGGCTAAAGGACTATTAATTGATACAGTCAGGTGTACCGGTTGCCGCGGTTGCCAGAGTGCCTGCAAGCAATGGAATCTGAAACCGGCGGTGGAAACTTCCTACAACCCGAGCATGACCAATCCGATTGAGACAAACGCGCATACATACGTCCATGTAGAGTTCTTTGAGATCCCCAAACCTAACGGGGAAATTTCATGGCACTTCGTTTCCAAACGTTGTATGCACTGCATTCATCCGGCCTGCGTGTCGGTCTGCCCGGTCGGTGCCCTCCAGAAACTGGATAACGGCCGGGTCGTCTGGGAAGAAGGCAAATGCATCGGCTGCCGCTACTGCCAGAATGCCTGCCCCTTTGACATCCCCAAGTTCACCTGGTACGACGAGGACGGCAATATTGACAACTGGAACAAAATCGCCAAGTGCACCATGTGCTGGGACCGCGCCGAGACCGGCAATCCCACCGAGGAGCCCGCCTGTTCCAAGACCTGTCCGCCCAGCGCCATTTTTTACGGCGAACGGGAACAGTTGCTTTCGCTGGCCAAAAACCGCATTCAGCAACGCCCGGACAAATACTATAATCACATCTATGGTGAAAACGAAGCTGGCGGCACTCAGGTAATGTTCCTGGCTGGCGTTTCACCACTTGACATCGGCTTTCCAGAAGTGGAAAATGAGCCTCATCCCGATTTCACTTGGGATTTCCTTTCAAAGATCCCTTATGAAATAGCGGGTATTGCGGTGTTTTTAGCGGGAACTTATTACTTCCGCACCATGCGACTTAAAGCCAAAGGCGAATTAACTTCCGGAAAAGGAGGAACTCACTAG
- the fdnG gene encoding formate dehydrogenase-N subunit alpha, giving the protein MKSQVTRRDFLKASGGVAGLFATAGLFRGPMAVSAAPVNDRPSWTKETYTICPYDASGCGFLCYTDEQGRLTNLEGDPNHPVNQGGACSKGAAIAQIHNNPRRLKKVQYRAPGASEWEEKEWDWAITEMAKRIKKTRDENWIEKNTKGNLVNRTEAIAMVGASCFDNEECQLLVKMLRSLGIVYMETQARLUHSSTVASLAESFGRGAMTNHWTDVQNANLVLIIGANPAENHPASYTHILRAQTSGAKIVSIDPRFTRSSAKADIYAPMRSGTDIAVIGALINYVIKDIEARPEHYNMTYIQEYTNAPFLVNPDFKGPVDMDGQFSGYNEATRNYNKSTWAFQLDGNGVPIRDKTLQDPNCVFQLMKRHFSRYTFAKANEIAGIPEAKLQEIADLVTETGRPDKAMTVMYAMGATQHTYGAQIIRAYSILQLLLGNVGVAGGGINALRGESNVQGATDYCLLFHILPGYLPMFLDTDVTLAAYNTRTTPVSNDPKSLNWWKNRPKYTVSMLKTWYGDNGTPENEFGYQWLPKADAGKNYSWIPLFKNMYEGGIKGLMIWGMNPIVSGPNNTQTIKAMEKLDWVICSDLWEIESANFWKRPGVDPSSINTEVFLLPAACSYEKEGSVTNSSRWMQWRYKAVEPPGDAMPDLDMINKLMVELRELYNADASAPNREAITKMAWDYGTHVDPHQVAKENNGYDLTTGKLVTNFVSLKADGTTTSGNWLYCGSYNETGNLAARRDLDDSPFNIGLNSKYAWAWPINRRIIYNRCSVDLDGQPWNPTKPVIKWNTETGAWQGDVPDNAAPPMGLGGNLPFIMKTDGVASVFGPGLIDGPFPEHYEPWESPVDNAMSGQQDNPTFTIWEGGLDVKGSRAEYPIVCTTFRLVEHWQSGGMTRNLPWLVEMVPKPFVEISEELADEKGIGQGDMVKISSARGSIELAAMVTKRFKPFNLAGKIIHQVGMPWHWGWAGLSVGESANTLAPNAGDANTTIPESKAFLVKIERVGSGDLPKYTGRAKPIEPPVIKRGS; this is encoded by the coding sequence ATGAAGTCTCAAGTCACCAGACGGGACTTCCTGAAGGCCAGCGGCGGAGTTGCCGGACTCTTTGCTACCGCAGGCCTTTTCAGGGGTCCCATGGCCGTATCGGCCGCCCCGGTGAACGATCGTCCCAGTTGGACGAAAGAAACCTACACTATCTGTCCTTACGACGCCTCAGGATGCGGCTTTCTGTGCTACACAGATGAGCAGGGCCGTCTGACCAATCTTGAAGGCGATCCCAATCATCCGGTCAATCAGGGCGGCGCCTGCTCCAAGGGTGCGGCTATCGCCCAGATTCACAACAATCCACGGCGATTAAAGAAAGTCCAATATCGTGCCCCCGGCGCCTCCGAGTGGGAGGAAAAGGAATGGGATTGGGCTATCACTGAAATGGCCAAACGCATCAAGAAAACCCGTGATGAAAACTGGATTGAAAAAAACACCAAGGGTAATCTGGTAAATCGGACTGAAGCAATCGCCATGGTTGGTGCATCATGCTTTGACAACGAAGAATGCCAACTCCTTGTCAAAATGCTTCGCAGTCTGGGTATTGTGTACATGGAGACACAGGCGCGCCTCTGACATTCCTCCACTGTCGCCAGTTTGGCGGAATCGTTCGGACGCGGTGCTATGACCAACCACTGGACTGATGTTCAGAATGCCAATCTTGTTCTGATAATCGGTGCCAACCCCGCTGAGAATCACCCGGCTTCTTACACTCACATATTGCGGGCACAAACCAGCGGCGCCAAAATTGTTTCAATTGACCCCCGTTTCACCCGATCTTCGGCGAAGGCTGATATCTATGCCCCCATGCGCTCTGGAACCGATATTGCGGTCATCGGCGCACTTATTAATTATGTCATTAAAGATATTGAAGCCAGACCTGAACACTACAACATGACCTACATCCAGGAATACACCAACGCCCCGTTCTTGGTTAATCCGGATTTCAAGGGCCCGGTTGACATGGATGGACAGTTCAGTGGTTACAACGAAGCCACTCGCAACTACAATAAATCCACCTGGGCTTTCCAGTTGGATGGAAACGGCGTTCCGATCCGGGACAAAACGCTTCAGGATCCCAACTGTGTCTTCCAACTCATGAAACGGCATTTCTCCCGTTACACCTTCGCCAAAGCTAACGAAATTGCCGGTATCCCCGAAGCCAAGCTCCAGGAAATTGCCGATCTGGTCACCGAAACCGGTAGGCCGGATAAAGCGATGACCGTCATGTACGCCATGGGCGCCACCCAGCACACCTACGGCGCTCAGATCATCCGCGCTTATTCCATTCTGCAGCTCTTGCTGGGTAACGTCGGTGTTGCCGGCGGCGGTATCAACGCCCTGCGCGGTGAATCTAATGTACAGGGTGCCACCGATTACTGCCTGTTGTTCCATATCCTCCCGGGTTACCTGCCGATGTTCCTGGATACGGATGTCACCCTGGCCGCCTACAACACCCGTACTACGCCGGTTTCAAACGACCCCAAGAGTTTGAACTGGTGGAAGAACCGGCCGAAATATACCGTCAGCATGTTAAAAACATGGTACGGCGATAACGGCACCCCGGAAAATGAATTCGGTTATCAATGGTTGCCTAAAGCCGATGCCGGTAAAAACTACTCCTGGATCCCGCTGTTTAAAAATATGTATGAGGGCGGCATTAAAGGCCTGATGATCTGGGGTATGAACCCGATCGTCAGCGGCCCGAATAACACCCAGACCATCAAGGCCATGGAAAAACTGGACTGGGTAATCTGTTCTGACCTGTGGGAGATTGAGAGCGCCAACTTCTGGAAACGACCGGGCGTTGATCCCTCCAGCATCAATACCGAAGTATTCCTGTTGCCGGCCGCCTGCTCTTACGAGAAGGAAGGTTCGGTCACTAATTCCTCCCGCTGGATGCAATGGCGTTACAAGGCAGTTGAACCGCCTGGAGACGCCATGCCGGATCTGGACATGATCAACAAGCTTATGGTGGAACTGCGTGAGCTTTATAATGCCGATGCGAGCGCCCCTAACCGCGAAGCCATCACCAAAATGGCCTGGGATTACGGTACTCACGTTGATCCGCACCAGGTCGCCAAGGAAAACAACGGTTATGACCTGACCACTGGCAAGCTGGTTACCAATTTTGTCTCGCTGAAAGCGGACGGCACCACCACCAGCGGCAACTGGCTCTATTGCGGCAGCTACAACGAGACCGGAAACCTGGCCGCCCGCCGAGACCTGGATGACAGCCCATTCAACATCGGACTTAACTCCAAATACGCCTGGGCCTGGCCAATTAACCGCCGCATCATCTATAACCGCTGCTCGGTTGACCTTGACGGTCAGCCCTGGAACCCGACCAAACCGGTGATCAAGTGGAATACTGAAACCGGGGCCTGGCAAGGTGATGTACCCGACAATGCGGCACCTCCAATGGGCTTGGGCGGCAACCTGCCTTTCATCATGAAGACAGACGGAGTAGCCAGTGTCTTCGGCCCCGGTTTGATTGATGGACCTTTCCCGGAACACTATGAACCGTGGGAAAGCCCGGTTGATAACGCCATGAGCGGACAGCAGGATAACCCCACCTTTACCATCTGGGAAGGCGGTTTGGATGTTAAAGGGTCACGCGCTGAATATCCCATTGTCTGCACGACTTTCCGTCTGGTAGAACACTGGCAGTCAGGCGGCATGACCCGCAATCTGCCGTGGCTGGTAGAAATGGTACCCAAACCCTTTGTTGAAATCAGCGAAGAGCTGGCGGACGAAAAGGGTATTGGACAGGGTGATATGGTAAAAATCAGCTCTGCCCGCGGTAGCATTGAACTGGCAGCTATGGTCACCAAGCGCTTCAAGCCCTTCAATCTGGCCGGCAAAATCATCCACCAGGTCGGTATGCCCTGGCACTGGGGCTGGGCTGGGCTCAGCGTCGGTGAAAGTGCCAATACCCTCGCACCCAATGCCGGCGATGCCAACACTACCATTCCGGAATCCAAGGCTTTCCTGGTCAAAATTGAGCGCGTCGGCAGCGGTGATTTGCCGAAATACACCGGCAGGGCCAAACCCATTGAGCCTCCGGTTATCAAGAGGGGGAGCTAA
- a CDS encoding ComEA family DNA-binding protein translates to MRQLLRKTLILTVILLLWLLSACAAGPSYVEIYTPQTNPAIFENIIIEGDVQLPGIYPLTAGDTLEALLEAAGGSTGGSIFKLVVGTDANVSQKVNLNTAPNWLLTALPGVGEAKANAIIEYRAANGAFINIMELMKVPGFGQGLFDSLKDLITVAG, encoded by the coding sequence ATGAGGCAACTGCTCCGTAAAACGCTGATACTCACGGTCATTCTTTTATTGTGGTTACTTTCTGCCTGCGCAGCGGGCCCTTCCTACGTTGAGATTTATACCCCGCAGACAAATCCGGCCATTTTTGAAAATATCATTATTGAAGGTGACGTACAACTGCCCGGCATTTATCCGCTGACAGCCGGCGATACACTGGAAGCGCTGCTGGAGGCCGCCGGAGGTAGTACCGGTGGTTCAATTTTCAAGCTGGTGGTTGGGACTGACGCTAATGTATCGCAAAAGGTAAATCTAAATACCGCGCCGAATTGGCTGCTTACTGCCTTGCCCGGAGTCGGGGAGGCCAAGGCAAATGCCATTATTGAATATCGGGCGGCCAACGGGGCGTTTATCAATATCATGGAGCTCATGAAGGTGCCCGGTTTCGGCCAGGGGCTTTTTGACTCCCTCAAAGACTTGATTACGGTGGCGGGTTAA
- a CDS encoding DNA internalization-related competence protein ComEC/Rec2, translating into MALITLSLAWVTGVWLGSMVTPSFWWLLAAVLPGILILLRKWRRAGFIIGLAVLLLTGGAYSNQSGLEPDDAGHISWYTGGAYNIEGTVSRMPEAKEKSQALRLTDLVIQTDSNRQWVTGAMLVYVPPFPEFVYGDRITVFGRLSEPPIFETFDWSAYLVRDEVYATVLYPEVTAVDPGHGNSLLAGIYNLRQALADGMESVLPEPQASLAQGLTLGIRSGIPDDVRQNFADSGTAHLLAISGLHLGIIAGAILLVTRGLLGRRGYWYVWLAMAGIWGFVILSGLAPPVVRGAVMASVFLLAELFGRQKSALPALCLTAAVMTAANPQLLWSASFQMTFGAMAGLIFLLPPLEHLVRQLAARFPGTGSRFYGMVYYPAAGLAVTTAAIAGVAPLIAYYFGGVSMTGGIATLAAMPVVPLVIFGGLATGAVALASNLLAVPLAGITWLGLTYLLNVARVFSQPSVPGFGDFDALFIWGFYAVMALAAWQFNRWYRQQGEAERPKKANGFNWKMAVPSVILAAVLVSAGLFTPADERLRVVFLDVGQGDAVYIRTPAGQDILIDGGPSPQRLVQELGRQMPFWNRTIELVVTTHADADHLTGLLEALKRYKVNQVVHSGAAGDTQLYEEWAGLITELDIPYDQVGAGQRIRLAGNLEFEVLNPFNGTTGDTNEASLVLSLTYDEVSFLFTADLPAEIERELIYRRLLPDITVLKVAHHGSAGSTSNAFLTVSRPELAVIQVGKNSYGHPAADVITSLESWVVPDGVYRTDLSGTIAMVTDGRTIWLEQN; encoded by the coding sequence GTGGCGCTGATTACCCTGTCGCTGGCCTGGGTGACGGGGGTTTGGTTGGGGTCCATGGTCACTCCCTCATTCTGGTGGTTGCTGGCAGCGGTGCTGCCCGGCATTTTGATCCTCCTGCGAAAATGGCGGCGTGCCGGATTTATTATCGGACTGGCGGTGCTTCTGCTCACTGGTGGCGCTTATTCCAACCAATCAGGGCTGGAGCCAGATGATGCAGGTCATATCTCCTGGTACACCGGAGGTGCCTATAATATTGAAGGCACTGTCAGCCGGATGCCGGAGGCCAAAGAAAAATCCCAGGCGCTGCGTCTGACTGACCTCGTAATTCAAACCGATAGTAACCGGCAGTGGGTTACCGGCGCGATGCTGGTCTATGTGCCTCCTTTCCCGGAGTTCGTTTATGGTGACCGGATCACCGTGTTTGGCCGCCTGTCGGAGCCGCCGATTTTTGAGACCTTTGACTGGAGCGCCTATCTGGTTCGTGATGAAGTGTATGCTACGGTGCTTTATCCGGAGGTCACCGCCGTTGACCCGGGCCACGGCAATTCTTTACTGGCTGGTATCTATAATCTGCGGCAGGCGCTGGCCGATGGAATGGAAAGTGTCCTCCCGGAGCCGCAGGCGTCTCTGGCTCAGGGTTTGACGCTGGGTATCCGGTCGGGCATTCCCGACGACGTCCGGCAGAACTTTGCCGACTCCGGTACTGCTCATCTACTGGCCATATCCGGGTTGCATCTGGGTATCATCGCCGGGGCGATATTGCTGGTTACCCGGGGGCTGCTGGGGCGCCGCGGCTATTGGTATGTCTGGCTGGCGATGGCCGGCATCTGGGGTTTTGTCATCCTGTCCGGTTTGGCGCCGCCGGTGGTCCGGGGCGCGGTGATGGCTTCTGTTTTTCTACTGGCCGAACTGTTCGGCCGGCAGAAGTCGGCGCTACCGGCCTTGTGCCTGACCGCGGCGGTTATGACGGCGGCTAATCCGCAGTTGCTCTGGTCGGCTTCATTTCAAATGACCTTTGGCGCCATGGCCGGGTTAATTTTCCTGTTGCCGCCACTGGAACACCTGGTTCGGCAACTGGCCGCCCGTTTTCCCGGAACCGGCAGCCGGTTCTACGGGATGGTATATTATCCTGCTGCCGGACTGGCAGTCACCACCGCGGCTATTGCTGGCGTCGCCCCATTAATTGCCTACTACTTCGGCGGTGTATCCATGACCGGCGGTATCGCCACGCTGGCCGCAATGCCAGTGGTGCCGCTGGTTATCTTCGGCGGGCTGGCCACCGGGGCGGTTGCTCTGGCCAGTAATTTGCTGGCCGTACCGCTGGCCGGGATAACGTGGCTCGGTCTGACCTATTTGCTGAATGTCGCCCGGGTATTTTCTCAGCCGTCAGTGCCCGGTTTTGGTGACTTTGATGCGCTGTTCATCTGGGGGTTTTACGCTGTCATGGCGCTGGCAGCCTGGCAGTTCAACCGCTGGTATCGGCAGCAGGGCGAGGCTGAACGGCCTAAAAAAGCGAATGGCTTTAACTGGAAAATGGCTGTACCTTCAGTGATACTGGCGGCGGTGCTGGTCTCGGCGGGGCTATTTACTCCCGCCGATGAGCGTTTACGGGTGGTCTTTCTGGATGTCGGGCAGGGAGATGCGGTGTATATTCGGACTCCGGCCGGTCAGGATATCCTGATTGACGGCGGACCTTCACCCCAACGTCTGGTCCAGGAACTGGGCCGTCAGATGCCTTTCTGGAACCGGACCATTGAACTGGTGGTGACCACCCACGCCGATGCTGACCATCTGACCGGGCTGCTGGAAGCCCTGAAACGCTATAAGGTCAATCAGGTGGTGCATTCCGGTGCTGCCGGCGACACCCAGCTTTATGAAGAATGGGCTGGACTGATTACTGAACTGGACATCCCTTATGACCAGGTCGGTGCGGGTCAGCGCATTCGGCTGGCGGGCAATCTGGAATTTGAAGTGCTTAACCCCTTTAACGGCACCACTGGTGATACTAATGAAGCCTCGTTGGTGCTGAGTCTGACTTATGACGAGGTATCCTTCCTGTTTACCGCCGACCTGCCGGCTGAGATTGAACGGGAACTAATCTATCGCCGGTTGCTGCCTGATATCACGGTACTGAAGGTGGCTCATCACGGCTCTGCCGGTTCCACCAGCAATGCTTTTCTGACCGTCAGCCGACCGGAACTGGCGGTGATTCAGGTGGGTAAGAACAGCTACGGCCATCCAGCAGCAGATGTGATAACGTCTCTGGAATCGTGGGTGGTCCCAGACGGCGTGTACCGGACCGATTTGTCCGGCACCATCGCCATGGTAACCGACGGCCGCACTATCTGGCTGGAACAGAACTAA
- a CDS encoding ferredoxin family protein, translated as MADKVTIEQDLCTGCGICVAMCPRQILEIDPETDTCRVTDPDKCDQLGGCEFQCPTGAITVDPTA; from the coding sequence TTGGCAGACAAAGTTACCATTGAACAAGACCTGTGTACCGGCTGCGGCATCTGTGTGGCCATGTGCCCCAGACAGATACTGGAGATTGACCCGGAAACCGATACGTGCCGGGTCACCGACCCGGATAAATGCGACCAATTAGGCGGTTGTGAGTTCCAGTGCCCTACCGGGGCTATTACGGTTGACCCGACGGCCTGA